One window of Halopelagius longus genomic DNA carries:
- the cca gene encoding CCA tRNA nucleotidyltransferase: MADSEDISRVVERVRERIDPDEDERTALREAASALTARVEEELADLPVDADAIRVGSTARGTWLSGDRDIDLFVRFPEGLDRESLESYGLEIGRAVLPDGQEEYAEHPYVTGEFRGFDVDLVPCYDVEDGSSLRSAVDRTPHHNAYLRERIDDELAADVRVFKRFLKGIGAYGSDLRTRGFSGYLTELLVLEYGGFEELLRAAADWHPPVVFDPEDHGERSFDHPLVVVDPTDPARNVAAVCSAENVARLQHYARAFLAGPDESFFFSPAPDPLSPDEVRSHVERRGTTPVAVVFDAPDIVADQLYPQLRKSLSGVRSELDRRGFGPLRATTFAEDRAVLFVELAHATLPTISRHEGPPVHVRNHAEGFYDAYADSGDYGPFLDGDRYVVERDREYAEASAFLESDAIFDVGLGSRVESKLEESYEVLVGEAVAELAETEAFGVEFARYFEPSP; the protein is encoded by the coding sequence ATGGCCGACTCGGAGGACATCTCGCGCGTCGTCGAACGCGTCCGGGAGCGAATCGATCCGGACGAGGACGAACGGACCGCGCTTCGCGAGGCCGCATCCGCGCTGACCGCCCGCGTGGAGGAGGAACTCGCGGACCTCCCGGTCGACGCCGACGCGATTCGCGTCGGCTCTACCGCCCGCGGGACGTGGCTCTCCGGCGACAGGGACATCGACCTGTTCGTTCGCTTCCCCGAGGGCCTCGACAGGGAGTCGCTGGAGTCCTACGGCCTCGAAATCGGTCGCGCCGTCCTCCCGGACGGACAGGAGGAGTACGCCGAACACCCGTACGTCACCGGCGAGTTCCGCGGCTTCGACGTCGATTTGGTACCCTGTTACGACGTGGAAGACGGCTCCTCGCTCCGGTCGGCGGTGGACCGGACGCCGCACCACAACGCCTACCTCCGAGAACGCATCGACGACGAACTCGCCGCCGACGTGCGCGTGTTCAAGCGCTTCCTGAAAGGCATCGGCGCGTACGGCAGCGACCTCCGAACGAGGGGGTTCTCGGGTTACCTCACCGAACTGTTGGTCTTGGAGTACGGGGGGTTCGAGGAACTCCTGCGGGCCGCCGCCGACTGGCACCCGCCGGTCGTCTTCGACCCCGAGGACCACGGCGAACGGTCGTTCGACCACCCCCTCGTCGTCGTCGACCCGACCGACCCGGCGCGGAACGTGGCGGCCGTCTGCTCCGCGGAGAACGTCGCCCGGCTCCAACACTACGCCCGCGCGTTCCTCGCAGGCCCCGACGAGTCGTTCTTCTTCTCGCCGGCCCCCGACCCCCTCTCGCCCGACGAGGTTCGCTCGCACGTCGAACGGCGCGGGACGACGCCCGTCGCAGTCGTCTTCGACGCGCCCGATATCGTGGCGGACCAACTGTACCCGCAACTCCGCAAGTCGCTGTCGGGCGTGCGGTCGGAACTCGACCGCCGCGGATTCGGCCCCCTCCGGGCGACGACGTTCGCCGAGGACCGAGCGGTCCTCTTCGTCGAACTGGCGCACGCGACGCTTCCGACCATCTCCCGCCACGAGGGCCCGCCGGTGCACGTTCGCAACCACGCGGAGGGGTTCTACGACGCCTACGCCGACAGCGGCGACTACGGCCCGTTCCTCGACGGCGACCGGTACGTCGTCGAACGGGACCGGGAGTACGCCGAAGCGTCGGCGTTCCTCGAAAGCGACGCCATCTTCGACGTCGGACTCGGCTCTCGGGTGGAGTCGAAGCTCGAAGAATCGTACGAGGTGCTCGTCGGCGAGGCGGTGGCGGAACTCGCGGAGACGGAGGCGTTCGGCGTCGAGTTCGCCCGTTACTTCGAACCGAGTCCGTGA
- a CDS encoding histone deacetylase family protein has protein sequence MQFGYSETCLAHDTGQRHPETADRLRAIRRALAKRHGADYVDAPPATDDDVESVHDADYVAEIREFCEDGGGSWDPDTVASEETWDAALASAGLAQWAARQAVEGADARDTAFSLGRPPGHHAVEDDAMGFCFVNNAAVAAQTVLDDDELDAERVAIFDWDVHHGNGTQDIFYDRDDVFYASVHEDGLYPGTGEIEETGEGDGENATLNAPLAAGAGDSDYLLVVDELLRPALERFDPDLLLISAGFDAHRHDPISRMRVSTEGYALMTDRIRQLCDDVDAGLAFVLEGGYGLDTLSEGVAIVHETFDGRSPMEPDDEPNEKTETLVSDVREAHGLGSK, from the coding sequence ATGCAGTTCGGCTACAGCGAGACCTGCCTCGCGCACGACACCGGTCAACGACACCCGGAGACGGCCGACCGACTCCGCGCCATCAGGCGCGCCCTCGCGAAGCGCCACGGGGCCGACTACGTGGACGCGCCCCCCGCCACCGACGACGACGTCGAATCGGTCCACGACGCCGACTACGTCGCCGAAATCCGCGAGTTCTGCGAGGACGGCGGCGGGAGCTGGGACCCCGACACCGTCGCCTCCGAGGAGACGTGGGACGCCGCCCTCGCGTCGGCGGGACTCGCGCAGTGGGCCGCCCGGCAAGCGGTGGAAGGCGCGGACGCGAGAGACACCGCGTTCTCCCTCGGACGCCCGCCGGGGCACCACGCCGTCGAAGACGACGCCATGGGGTTTTGCTTCGTCAACAACGCCGCCGTCGCGGCCCAGACGGTACTCGACGACGACGAACTCGACGCCGAACGCGTCGCTATCTTCGATTGGGACGTTCACCACGGCAACGGCACGCAGGACATCTTCTACGACCGGGACGACGTGTTCTACGCGTCCGTCCACGAGGACGGTCTCTACCCCGGCACCGGCGAAATCGAGGAGACGGGCGAGGGCGACGGCGAGAACGCGACGCTGAACGCTCCTCTCGCGGCGGGCGCGGGCGACTCCGATTACCTCCTCGTCGTCGACGAACTCCTCCGACCGGCGCTCGAACGGTTCGACCCCGACCTCCTGTTGATCAGCGCGGGGTTCGACGCGCACCGACACGACCCCATCTCCCGGATGCGCGTCTCGACGGAGGGGTACGCGCTGATGACCGACCGGATCAGACAACTCTGCGACGACGTGGACGCTGGGCTGGCGTTCGTCTTAGAGGGCGGTTACGGCCTCGATACGCTCTCGGAGGGCGTCGCGATAGTCCACGAGACGTTCGACGGTCGCTCGCCCATGGAACCTGACGACGAACCGAACGAGAAGACGGAGACGCTCGTCTCGGACGTGCGCGAGGCTCACGGACTCGGTTCGAAGTAA
- a CDS encoding histone, which translates to MSVELPFAPVDTIIRRNAGELRVSADASEELARRIQRRGSDLAADAAERAEEDGRKTLMAEDFGVEQVVEREELELPIAPVDRIARLDIDDRYRVSMGARIALADILEDYADNVASAAAKLARHADRRTIQAEDIETYFALFE; encoded by the coding sequence ATGAGCGTCGAGTTACCGTTCGCCCCGGTCGATACGATTATCCGGCGCAACGCCGGCGAGCTCCGGGTCAGCGCCGACGCGTCCGAGGAACTCGCCCGGCGCATCCAGCGCCGCGGCTCAGACCTCGCGGCCGACGCGGCCGAACGCGCCGAGGAGGACGGCCGAAAGACCCTGATGGCCGAGGACTTCGGCGTCGAACAGGTAGTCGAACGGGAGGAGCTGGAACTGCCCATCGCCCCCGTGGACCGCATCGCCCGACTCGACATCGACGACCGGTATCGTGTGTCGATGGGTGCGCGCATCGCACTCGCCGACATCTTGGAGGACTACGCCGACAACGTCGCGAGCGCCGCCGCGAAGCTCGCGCGCCACGCCGACCGGCGGACGATACAGGCCGAAGACATCGAGACGTACTTCGCCCTCTTCGAGTAG
- a CDS encoding single-stranded DNA binding protein: protein MGAIEDVYEDLETDVSFEKFEAAVEDKVEQMGGLADEETAAMLIAHELRDEEVEGVADIEPGMEDVKFLAKVMSIGELRTFERDGEDEDGRVLNVEVADETGRIRISLWDNVAVDALESLEAGDVLRIAGRPKEGYNGVEVSVDKVEPDPDAEVDVQMQDSYRVEDLSLGLSDVNLKGRVLSTDSVRTFDRDDGSEGRVANLTLGDPTGRIRVTLWDEKADLADEYEPDDTVEVVDGYVRERDGSLELHVGNRGAVEELDEDIEYVPETTDIAELELGETVDIAGGVIETDPKRTFDRDDGSEGQVRNIRVKDDTGDIRVAMWGEKADTDVDLADYVVLTDVEIKDGWQEDLEASAGWRSTISVMDEAPDGANAGNAAGGADEAQAESQSQGLGAFEDAGDAEGSSDSSAANGASSSGGSSESNADDGEIEEFTGTVVQAGDPVVLDDGTETRSVETNESLKLGQEVTVRGAVRDGRIEATEVALENR, encoded by the coding sequence ATGGGTGCGATCGAAGACGTCTACGAGGACCTCGAAACCGACGTGTCGTTCGAGAAGTTCGAGGCCGCCGTGGAAGACAAGGTCGAACAGATGGGCGGACTCGCCGACGAGGAGACGGCGGCGATGCTCATCGCGCACGAACTCCGCGACGAGGAGGTCGAGGGTGTCGCCGACATCGAACCCGGCATGGAGGACGTGAAGTTCCTCGCGAAGGTGATGAGCATCGGCGAACTCCGGACCTTCGAACGCGACGGCGAGGACGAGGACGGCCGCGTCCTCAACGTCGAAGTCGCAGACGAGACGGGACGCATCCGCATCTCGCTTTGGGACAACGTCGCCGTGGACGCCCTCGAAAGCCTCGAAGCGGGGGACGTGCTCCGCATCGCGGGGCGACCCAAGGAGGGGTACAACGGCGTCGAGGTCAGCGTCGACAAGGTCGAACCCGACCCGGACGCCGAGGTGGACGTCCAGATGCAGGACTCCTACCGCGTCGAGGACCTCTCGCTCGGCCTCTCGGACGTGAACCTGAAGGGCCGCGTCCTCAGCACCGACTCGGTGCGGACGTTCGACCGCGACGACGGGTCCGAGGGTCGCGTCGCCAACCTGACGCTCGGCGACCCCACCGGCCGCATCCGCGTCACCCTCTGGGACGAGAAGGCCGACCTCGCGGACGAGTACGAACCGGACGACACCGTCGAAGTCGTCGACGGGTACGTCCGCGAACGCGACGGGTCGCTCGAACTCCACGTCGGCAACCGCGGCGCGGTGGAGGAACTCGACGAAGATATCGAGTACGTCCCCGAGACGACCGACATCGCTGAGTTGGAACTCGGCGAGACGGTCGATATCGCGGGCGGCGTCATCGAGACGGACCCCAAGCGCACGTTCGACCGAGACGACGGGTCCGAGGGGCAGGTCCGGAACATCCGCGTCAAGGACGACACCGGCGACATCCGCGTCGCCATGTGGGGCGAGAAGGCCGACACCGACGTGGACCTCGCGGACTACGTCGTCCTCACGGACGTCGAGATAAAGGACGGCTGGCAGGAGGACCTCGAAGCCTCCGCCGGGTGGCGGTCCACTATCAGCGTGATGGACGAGGCTCCCGACGGCGCGAACGCCGGGAACGCCGCGGGCGGTGCAGACGAGGCGCAGGCGGAGTCACAATCGCAGGGACTCGGCGCGTTCGAGGACGCGGGCGACGCCGAGGGGTCGTCCGACTCGTCCGCGGCGAACGGCGCTTCGTCGTCCGGCGGTTCCTCGGAGTCGAACGCCGACGACGGCGAGATAGAGGAGTTCACCGGAACCGTCGTTCAGGCCGGCGACCCCGTCGTCCTCGACGACGGCACCGAGACGCGGAGCGTGGAGACGAACGAGTCGCTCAAACTCGGCCAAGAGGTCACGGTTCGCGGCGCGGTTCGCGACGGGCGCATCGAGGCGACCGAAGTCGCCTTGGAGAACCGCTGA